The following are encoded together in the Flavobacterium haoranii genome:
- a CDS encoding glycosyltransferase, translated as MNKPKKILIAPLNWGLGHATRCIPIINALLENGFETIIASDGVAMELLKKEFPNLRHHVLPSYDIKYAENGKNFKWKLFLQIPKMITAVINEKKSVEKLVDELQIDGIISDNRLGVHYKRVPCVFMTHQLNVLTGNTSYLTTKIHHYFINKFNECWIPDYATSPNLSGELGHLKNPLKHLRYLGPLSRIHRKELPKKYDYFVLLSGPEPQRTLLEEKLKIEFQHVDKPTLFVKGIVENEQKTNQEGNVTFYNYMNSKELEIAFNESDLIICRSGYTTIMDLAFLGKKAFFIPTPGQYEQEYLAKKLKSENIVPSCKQEKFKLDKLDKVSMYRGLQTFNNGTAVSWSELFRLF; from the coding sequence CAAAAAAAATACTTATTGCACCTTTAAATTGGGGATTAGGGCATGCCACTAGATGCATACCAATTATAAATGCATTATTAGAAAATGGTTTTGAAACAATTATTGCTTCTGATGGTGTTGCAATGGAATTATTAAAAAAAGAATTTCCTAATCTTAGACATCATGTTTTGCCTTCATATGATATTAAATATGCAGAGAATGGTAAAAATTTTAAATGGAAGTTATTTTTACAAATTCCTAAAATGATTACTGCAGTAATTAATGAAAAGAAATCTGTTGAAAAGCTAGTGGACGAATTACAAATAGATGGTATTATTTCTGACAACAGATTAGGTGTTCATTACAAAAGAGTACCTTGTGTTTTTATGACACATCAATTAAATGTATTGACCGGAAACACTTCTTACTTAACAACAAAAATTCATCATTATTTCATTAATAAATTCAACGAATGTTGGATTCCTGATTATGCTACAAGTCCAAATTTATCGGGTGAATTGGGTCATTTAAAAAATCCTCTAAAACATTTACGATATTTGGGTCCGTTGAGTAGAATTCACAGAAAAGAATTACCTAAAAAATATGATTATTTTGTATTGCTTTCTGGTCCTGAACCTCAACGAACTTTACTTGAAGAGAAACTAAAAATTGAATTTCAACATGTAGACAAACCTACTTTATTTGTAAAAGGTATTGTTGAAAATGAGCAAAAAACAAATCAAGAAGGCAATGTAACTTTCTACAACTATATGAATAGCAAAGAGCTTGAAATTGCTTTTAACGAAAGTGATTTAATTATTTGTAGATCGGGCTATACTACTATAATGGATTTAGCTTTTCTAGGGAAAAAAGCCTTTTTTATACCAACACCAGGTCAATATGAACAAGAATATTTGGCCAAGAAATTAAAATCGGAAAATATTGTACCAAGCTGTAAACAAGAAAAATTTAAACTAGACAAACTAGATAAAGTAAGTATGTATAGAGGTTTACAAACTTTTAACAACGGAACTGCAGTGAGTTGGTCTGAGTTATTTCGCCTTTTCTAA